A genomic stretch from Shewanella woodyi ATCC 51908 includes:
- a CDS encoding rod shape-determining protein, with product MFKKLRGIFSNDLSIDLGTANTLIYVREEGIVLDEPSVVAIRGERGSGGQKSVAAVGTEAKQMLGRTPGNIQAIRPMKDGVIADFYVTEKMLQHFIKQVHNNSVFRPSPRVLVCVPVGATQVERRAIRESAMGAGAREVYLIEEPMAAAIGAGLPVSEATGSMVVDIGGGTTEVAIISLNGVVYSSSVRIGGDKFDDAIINYVRRNYGSLIGEATAERIKHTIGTAYPGDEVLEIEVRGRNLAEGVPRSFTLNSNEILEALQEPLSGIVSAVMVALEQSPPELASDISERGMVLTGGGALIRDLDRLLMQETGIPVMVADDPLTCVARGGGKALEMIDMHGGDLFSEEN from the coding sequence ATGTTCAAGAAGCTGCGTGGCATTTTTTCTAACGATCTTTCGATCGATTTGGGTACGGCTAACACCTTAATTTACGTTCGCGAAGAGGGGATCGTATTGGACGAACCTTCTGTTGTTGCAATACGTGGTGAACGCGGAAGTGGCGGACAGAAATCTGTAGCAGCTGTCGGTACTGAAGCGAAACAGATGTTGGGTCGTACACCCGGCAACATTCAAGCAATTCGTCCAATGAAAGACGGCGTGATCGCTGATTTCTATGTGACGGAGAAGATGCTGCAGCACTTTATTAAGCAGGTGCACAATAATAGCGTCTTCCGCCCAAGCCCTCGCGTACTTGTGTGTGTGCCTGTTGGTGCCACGCAGGTTGAACGCCGTGCGATCAGAGAATCTGCAATGGGCGCAGGTGCACGTGAGGTTTATCTCATTGAAGAGCCTATGGCGGCTGCTATCGGTGCCGGTCTACCTGTCTCTGAAGCGACGGGTTCTATGGTTGTTGATATCGGTGGTGGTACTACCGAAGTGGCAATTATCTCGCTAAATGGTGTGGTTTACTCCTCATCAGTCCGTATCGGTGGTGATAAGTTTGATGATGCGATTATCAACTATGTTCGCCGTAACTACGGCAGCTTGATTGGTGAAGCGACAGCTGAACGCATTAAGCACACGATTGGTACAGCATATCCAGGCGATGAAGTGCTTGAGATTGAAGTTCGCGGTCGTAACTTAGCCGAAGGTGTACCGCGCAGCTTTACGTTAAACAGTAATGAGATCCTTGAAGCACTACAGGAGCCATTATCAGGTATCGTCAGTGCGGTTATGGTGGCTCTTGAGCAGTCTCCGCCAGAGCTGGCATCAGATATCTCTGAGCGTGGCATGGTACTGACAGGTGGCGGTGCTTTGATCCGCGATCTGGACCGCTTATTGATGCAGGAAACGGGTATTCCAGTCATGGTTGCCGATGATCCTCTTACCTGTGTTGCTCGCGGTGGTGGTAAAGCCTTAGAGATGATAGATATGCATGGTGGTGACCTCTTCTCTGAAGAGAACTAA
- a CDS encoding Maf family protein, with amino-acid sequence MANSTQLILASASPRRKELLAQLGFSRSGFNFTALAADIDESHQFGESPQDFVVRLAVEKAQAGLALFNASASVESQLSTVLVLGSDTIVVLGDKILGKPVDETDALKTLSELSGHMHCVMTAVAVTDGERVLTRLVETQVQFCELSEADILAYIATGEPMDKAGSYGIQALGGSFVERIEGSYSAVVGLPMVETRELLREMNVL; translated from the coding sequence ATGGCTAATTCCACTCAACTGATACTGGCTTCAGCCTCTCCACGTCGTAAAGAGTTACTGGCCCAGTTGGGCTTCTCTCGGTCAGGTTTTAACTTTACAGCGTTAGCTGCAGATATTGATGAGAGCCATCAATTCGGTGAGTCACCTCAAGACTTTGTTGTTCGTCTTGCGGTTGAGAAAGCCCAAGCGGGTTTGGCACTGTTTAACGCCAGTGCTAGTGTAGAGAGCCAATTATCGACAGTCTTAGTTTTGGGATCCGACACGATTGTGGTGTTAGGTGATAAAATATTAGGTAAGCCTGTAGATGAAACCGATGCCCTGAAGACATTATCTGAACTGTCCGGTCATATGCATTGCGTGATGACCGCTGTGGCCGTTACCGATGGCGAAAGAGTCCTGACACGACTAGTTGAGACTCAAGTGCAGTTTTGTGAGCTCTCTGAGGCTGATATTTTAGCGTATATAGCAACGGGTGAGCCCATGGATAAAGCCGGTTCATATGGGATACAGGCCCTAGGTGGCAGCTTTGTCGAGCGGATTGAGGGCAGCTACTCAGCTGTAGTTGGCTTACCTATGGTTGAAACCCGAGAGTTGCTGCGAGAAATGAACGTTTTATAG
- a CDS encoding YhdP family protein, translated as MSPKFCPRKFSRICWQVLAIILVLFALVVSLFRGLLPKLDQVRAELTNYIESEYQVQVDVGELTAEWQAFGPALTVKKLVLPPQDKLPFTLVVDDVHVKLDFWESVITTSPQIETVIFEGVQVALDIDELNKPSTSSSQTSTSQAVDTDWLYRLLLEQLEHFSIRDASLQLLSQRYDYRPIYIKDLSWKNDDLRHQGKGKLYLDKAASEVEQLSLQLDIRGNGDEPESLKGEVYLAARSLDLGEWASRQADPYDSSSKLALEGVVNLEAWFDIAQRGIKSAQIEFEPSWLEWDLNGQEQHFEIKGGRMLWRPSEHGWSFNSQQLAFETGKQLWPELEFSAQKCGEALIASVNRLDASTLLPLLPLFPGVDLALLNTWQSLEPQGYISNIAFSLDAEREPKLELDVEQLSWQQQGQIPGSSPLDIQLGWQQDALYLSLPKQKYLLDFGSAFATPLAFDGEPFDVKYDIGSQALIIPQLELNNPDISVDASVRLGFEDVAHLALLADVKLHDVSRASNYFPLHGMSEDLVEYLDTGLVAGNTQDAKVLWHGPLANYPYFDHSGVFQADFTIQDAEFEFQPDWPSVTELNLSALFENARMDLLINKGNLLDVVVDGASVVIPELGERSLLQVKADLTTQGEAATQVLNRSSLADSVGSTLDVVQIKGEVTAELDLSIPLYDGESEQIRGLVNFDHTPVYITEPGVALDEVTGQVSFLNDVVKGEGIEAKLFQQPVSLSFDTESLGNNYGLNLDLSGTWQLAELPDYLDNPLKSFYSGELEWDGGMTLIFDPSGYRIQAQVNSELLGVGLDLPAPFTKGKDESRKLTAELIGDNKQSSLGIKLGKEMEFWGGFDQLSGDQLAHFDLLLGRLFRPGDQLKKNQGHLQLSIAETQLTPWLPIIHQFTDPVQVEVSDNIEAEDMGEKVNFFPPLVSIDGEIKQLDLMGQALTHLTLDAQPVEHVWRFKAESDEFDGRVDFYPDWSTQGLKIVASKFHMAPVIKQPENAHFKSDTVLKNLPPLAVDVDEFSFYGKPLGHLVLQGTPQGNNYQIQTLSLTTPEVTLSGSGAWNNSADENLTEFNVKLNATRFDDLSTILGTDPGLKNAPVDIDAKISWQGAPYAFALDSLNGQVNFDLGKGHLTEVSDKGARIFSLFSLDSLLRKLSLDFSDVFGKGLYFNSFTGTLNIDNGVIKTRDTEMDAVAGNMKVRGYTDLTTESLNYDIRFVPQLASSVPTVVLLTTGGWTFGLGAFALTKVLEPVIEVITELRFRLTGTMSEPKIEELERKSKEIEIPESALPKTDNATEGQIESSLEAPLNSDLTDPSQIEQENPQKRVDTPEPQSQDKEDPSSGVELFEPNVQEIPTFKEVPKKEVKDADQPITMSKQPGCIGESGIYRVAA; from the coding sequence GTGTCGCCCAAATTCTGCCCCCGTAAGTTCAGTCGAATTTGTTGGCAAGTTTTAGCCATCATATTGGTGCTGTTTGCGCTAGTTGTTAGCCTATTTAGAGGACTTTTGCCTAAACTTGATCAGGTGAGGGCGGAGCTCACTAACTATATAGAATCTGAGTATCAAGTTCAGGTTGATGTCGGTGAACTCACCGCTGAATGGCAAGCATTTGGTCCAGCTCTGACCGTTAAAAAATTGGTGCTTCCGCCCCAAGATAAGCTTCCCTTCACCTTAGTTGTCGATGATGTTCATGTGAAACTCGATTTTTGGGAGAGCGTGATCACTACAAGTCCTCAGATTGAGACCGTGATATTTGAGGGAGTTCAGGTTGCACTTGATATCGACGAATTGAATAAACCTTCCACATCCAGCAGCCAGACTTCTACCTCACAAGCGGTCGATACCGATTGGCTTTATCGCTTGCTCTTGGAGCAGCTAGAACACTTTTCGATACGTGATGCTAGCTTGCAATTATTAAGTCAGCGTTACGATTATAGACCCATCTATATCAAAGATCTGAGTTGGAAAAATGATGATCTTAGGCACCAAGGTAAAGGTAAGCTCTACTTAGATAAAGCGGCTTCTGAGGTTGAACAGCTGAGTTTACAGCTGGACATTAGAGGCAATGGTGATGAGCCTGAAAGCTTAAAAGGAGAGGTTTATTTGGCTGCGCGCTCTTTGGATCTTGGAGAGTGGGCCTCAAGACAAGCCGATCCCTATGATAGTTCAAGTAAGCTAGCACTTGAGGGGGTTGTTAATCTTGAGGCGTGGTTTGATATTGCTCAGCGTGGAATAAAGTCGGCTCAGATTGAGTTTGAGCCTAGTTGGCTTGAGTGGGATCTAAATGGGCAGGAGCAACACTTTGAGATCAAAGGTGGACGAATGCTCTGGCGTCCCAGTGAGCATGGCTGGAGCTTCAATAGTCAACAACTTGCCTTTGAAACAGGTAAGCAGCTGTGGCCCGAACTGGAGTTTTCAGCTCAGAAATGTGGCGAAGCATTGATCGCCTCTGTGAATCGTCTGGATGCCAGCACATTGTTGCCTCTATTACCTCTGTTCCCAGGCGTCGATTTAGCCCTGTTAAATACTTGGCAGTCACTGGAACCTCAGGGTTACATCAGCAATATAGCGTTTTCACTCGATGCTGAGCGTGAACCTAAACTAGAACTTGATGTTGAACAGCTTAGCTGGCAACAACAAGGTCAAATTCCAGGCTCCTCTCCACTCGATATTCAGTTAGGTTGGCAGCAAGATGCCCTCTATCTATCTCTGCCTAAGCAGAAGTATCTGCTGGATTTCGGTTCGGCTTTTGCAACCCCTCTTGCCTTCGATGGCGAGCCCTTCGATGTTAAATATGATATTGGCTCTCAGGCATTAATCATTCCTCAACTTGAACTGAATAATCCAGATATCTCTGTTGATGCCTCAGTAAGGTTAGGGTTTGAAGATGTTGCACATCTAGCCTTATTAGCTGATGTAAAACTCCATGATGTTTCACGGGCTTCAAACTATTTTCCTCTTCATGGAATGAGCGAAGATCTGGTGGAATATTTGGATACTGGGTTGGTTGCTGGTAATACTCAAGATGCTAAAGTGCTATGGCATGGCCCGCTAGCAAACTACCCCTATTTTGACCATTCAGGCGTTTTTCAGGCTGACTTTACTATTCAAGATGCTGAGTTTGAGTTTCAGCCAGATTGGCCCTCGGTGACCGAATTAAATCTATCGGCTCTGTTTGAAAATGCCCGAATGGATCTCTTGATTAACAAAGGAAACTTGCTTGATGTGGTTGTTGATGGTGCTAGTGTGGTTATTCCTGAGTTAGGCGAGCGCTCTCTGCTTCAGGTAAAGGCTGATTTAACCACACAAGGTGAGGCTGCGACTCAAGTACTTAATCGCTCCTCTTTGGCCGACTCTGTGGGTTCAACACTCGATGTAGTACAGATAAAGGGTGAGGTGACAGCAGAGCTGGATCTCTCTATTCCACTCTATGATGGCGAGAGTGAGCAGATCCGTGGATTGGTTAATTTTGACCATACTCCTGTGTATATCACTGAGCCTGGTGTCGCACTGGATGAAGTCACAGGGCAGGTCAGCTTTCTTAATGATGTTGTTAAGGGAGAGGGGATAGAAGCTAAGTTGTTTCAGCAGCCTGTCTCTTTGAGCTTTGACACTGAGAGCTTAGGTAATAACTATGGCTTAAATCTGGATCTGTCTGGCACCTGGCAACTTGCTGAGCTCCCCGATTATCTGGATAACCCGCTTAAGTCGTTTTACTCGGGAGAGTTAGAGTGGGATGGTGGAATGACGCTGATTTTCGATCCCAGTGGCTATCGTATCCAAGCGCAAGTTAATAGTGAGCTTCTAGGTGTCGGTTTAGATCTGCCAGCGCCTTTTACTAAAGGTAAAGATGAGAGCCGTAAATTAACTGCAGAGTTGATTGGGGATAACAAGCAGTCCTCACTGGGGATTAAGCTGGGTAAAGAGATGGAGTTCTGGGGCGGCTTCGATCAGTTATCTGGCGATCAACTCGCTCACTTCGATCTCCTGTTAGGGCGTCTATTTAGGCCTGGTGATCAACTGAAAAAGAATCAGGGCCACCTGCAGCTCTCCATCGCTGAAACTCAGCTAACGCCTTGGTTGCCAATCATTCATCAGTTCACAGATCCTGTGCAGGTTGAGGTGAGTGATAATATTGAAGCCGAAGATATGGGCGAGAAAGTTAACTTCTTTCCACCTCTTGTTAGTATTGATGGCGAGATAAAACAGCTAGACCTAATGGGACAAGCGTTAACTCACCTAACTTTAGATGCTCAGCCGGTTGAGCATGTATGGCGCTTTAAAGCTGAGTCAGATGAGTTTGATGGCCGAGTAGATTTTTATCCAGACTGGTCGACTCAAGGGTTGAAAATTGTTGCCTCTAAATTCCATATGGCACCTGTGATTAAGCAGCCCGAAAACGCACACTTTAAATCGGACACTGTGCTGAAAAATCTGCCGCCTTTAGCGGTGGATGTGGATGAGTTTAGTTTTTACGGAAAACCTTTAGGTCACTTAGTGTTGCAAGGGACGCCACAAGGTAATAACTATCAGATCCAGACCCTTTCTTTGACAACGCCAGAGGTGACACTCAGTGGAAGTGGAGCTTGGAATAACAGCGCCGATGAGAATTTGACTGAGTTCAATGTAAAGCTTAATGCCACTCGATTTGATGACCTCTCGACGATTCTAGGTACAGATCCAGGGCTGAAGAATGCGCCTGTTGATATTGATGCCAAGATATCATGGCAGGGTGCTCCCTATGCTTTTGCATTAGATTCTCTCAATGGACAAGTTAATTTTGATTTGGGTAAGGGGCATCTTACTGAAGTCAGTGATAAAGGCGCGAGAATATTTTCCCTATTCAGCCTCGACTCGTTGCTGAGAAAGCTTTCGTTGGATTTCTCCGATGTATTTGGCAAGGGTCTCTATTTCAACTCCTTTACCGGCACACTGAATATTGATAACGGAGTGATTAAAACCCGAGATACTGAGATGGACGCCGTTGCTGGTAATATGAAGGTGAGAGGTTATACGGATCTGACCACCGAAAGTTTAAATTACGATATTCGCTTCGTTCCTCAGCTTGCTTCGAGTGTGCCGACAGTGGTACTGCTGACGACCGGTGGTTGGACTTTTGGTTTGGGAGCATTTGCCCTGACTAAAGTGCTTGAACCTGTTATTGAGGTGATCACTGAGCTTAGGTTTAGGTTAACCGGTACTATGTCGGAGCCAAAAATTGAGGAGCTTGAGCGTAAGAGTAAAGAGATAGAGATCCCTGAATCGGCGCTACCAAAAACTGATAATGCCACTGAAGGGCAGATTGAAAGCTCACTTGAGGCTCCTTTGAACTCAGATCTGACTGACCCTTCGCAGATAGAGCAGGAAAATCCTCAAAAGAGGGTGGACACACCTGAGCCACAGAGCCAAGATAAAGAAGATCCGAGCTCGGGCGTAGAATTGTTTGAGCCTAATGTACAAGAGATCCCCACTTTTAAGGAAGTACCTAAAAAGGAAGTTAAGGATGCAGATCAGCCTATTACAATGTCAAAGCAGCCGGGATGTATCGGCGAATCTGGAATATATAGAGTCGCAGCTTAA
- a CDS encoding carbon-nitrogen hydrolase family protein has protein sequence MQISLLQCQSSRDVSANLEYIESQLKCLPRVAAEPQLVVLPECCLLFGGHESHQLEYAGEASAETTELKTALSELAARYDIYLVAGTIPVRSEDGRVYSRTYLFDNTGSTLGDYDKLHLFDVDVADGTKQYRESDTFCPGEKITVIDTPFGKLGLAICYDLRFPDLFRAMRLAGAELIALPSAFTKVTGEAHWQPLIQARAIETQCFILAAAQWGQHNQGSRETWGQSMIVDPWGRVQAEKREECGWVQATLDRSEQDKIRKHIPVAGHNRFSEPKLRKSN, from the coding sequence ATGCAGATCAGCCTATTACAATGTCAAAGCAGCCGGGATGTATCGGCGAATCTGGAATATATAGAGTCGCAGCTTAAGTGCTTACCAAGAGTGGCAGCAGAGCCACAGCTGGTGGTTTTACCTGAATGCTGTTTGCTGTTTGGTGGTCATGAGAGCCACCAGCTCGAATATGCTGGTGAGGCAAGCGCTGAAACGACTGAGTTAAAAACTGCCCTGTCTGAGCTAGCTGCAAGGTATGATATCTATCTAGTGGCTGGAACAATTCCTGTACGTTCAGAGGATGGACGTGTCTATAGTCGAACTTACCTTTTTGATAATACGGGTAGTACCTTAGGTGACTACGATAAGCTACACCTGTTTGATGTAGATGTTGCCGATGGAACCAAACAGTACCGGGAGAGTGATACCTTTTGTCCAGGCGAGAAGATCACCGTTATAGATACGCCATTTGGAAAGTTAGGTTTAGCGATTTGCTATGATCTTAGATTCCCAGATCTGTTTAGAGCCATGCGTTTGGCTGGGGCTGAGTTGATTGCTCTGCCTTCCGCTTTTACTAAGGTGACAGGTGAGGCACATTGGCAACCACTGATTCAGGCAAGGGCGATAGAGACCCAATGCTTTATTCTGGCAGCGGCCCAGTGGGGACAGCATAATCAAGGCAGTCGTGAGACCTGGGGACAGAGTATGATTGTCGATCCTTGGGGGCGAGTTCAGGCTGAAAAAAGAGAGGAGTGTGGCTGGGTTCAGGCTACACTGGACAGGAGCGAGCAGGATAAGATCCGCAAGCATATCCCTGTAGCTGGTCATAATCGATTTTCAGAGCCCAAGTTACGAAAAAGCAATTAG
- the rng gene encoding ribonuclease G gives MSRIVKNRVQRKIGSELLINVTPTEARVALVEHGVLQEVHIERRMKRGLVGNIYKGKVSRVLPGMQAAFVDIGLDKAAFLHASDIVPHTECVAEGEKGNFVVRAIGELVRQGQDIMVQVVKDPLGTKGARLTTDITLPSRYLVFMPGSSHVGVSQRIESEEIRSRLKKLTEPFVDEDGGFIIRTAAESAGEKELVQDAAFLRRVWSKVSERRKRRGVSLLYQDLALPVRIVRDFVGTELDQIQVDSSQTYEELQAFADEFMPEIAEKIEHYNGPVPIFDLYDVENEVQRALGRKVELKSGGYLIIDQTEAMTTVDINTGAFVGHRNLEETIFNTNMEATHAIARQLRLRNLGGIIIIDFIDMLKSEHQKRVLASLELALSHDTVKTNISGFSGLGLVEMTRKRTRESLEHVLCGECPVCLGTGSLKTVETVSYEIFREIIRLDRSYDADEFLVYCSPTVFNSLTGEESHLVAELGVYIGKRVRFQNEVMYAQNKFDVVIM, from the coding sequence ATGAGTCGCATAGTCAAAAACAGAGTACAGCGAAAGATTGGTTCTGAATTATTGATCAATGTGACGCCAACAGAAGCCAGAGTGGCTTTAGTTGAACATGGTGTTCTGCAAGAAGTTCATATTGAAAGGCGTATGAAGCGTGGCCTAGTTGGCAATATCTATAAAGGTAAGGTCAGTCGCGTCCTGCCTGGTATGCAGGCTGCATTTGTCGATATTGGATTAGATAAAGCTGCATTTTTACACGCATCCGACATTGTGCCCCACACTGAGTGTGTTGCCGAGGGCGAGAAAGGCAACTTTGTGGTTCGTGCTATTGGTGAACTCGTTCGCCAAGGTCAGGACATCATGGTTCAGGTGGTGAAAGATCCACTCGGTACCAAAGGAGCACGTTTAACCACAGATATTACTCTTCCCTCTCGCTACCTTGTCTTTATGCCTGGCTCTAGCCATGTTGGTGTGTCTCAACGCATTGAATCTGAAGAGATCCGCTCACGTCTAAAGAAATTAACCGAGCCTTTTGTCGATGAGGATGGCGGCTTTATTATCCGCACAGCTGCTGAGAGTGCTGGTGAGAAGGAGCTGGTTCAGGACGCTGCTTTTTTACGTCGAGTTTGGTCTAAGGTCAGCGAGCGACGCAAGCGCAGAGGTGTGTCTCTGCTTTATCAAGATTTGGCACTGCCAGTACGAATCGTGCGTGACTTTGTCGGGACAGAGCTAGATCAAATTCAGGTCGACTCTAGCCAAACTTATGAGGAGTTACAGGCGTTTGCCGATGAGTTTATGCCTGAGATCGCTGAAAAAATCGAACACTATAATGGTCCTGTTCCTATTTTCGATCTTTATGATGTTGAGAATGAAGTTCAGCGCGCATTAGGGCGTAAAGTTGAGCTTAAGTCTGGTGGTTACCTCATCATAGACCAGACTGAGGCGATGACCACGGTCGATATCAACACTGGTGCTTTCGTGGGTCATCGTAATTTAGAAGAGACGATATTTAACACCAATATGGAGGCAACCCATGCTATTGCGCGTCAGCTAAGGCTACGTAACTTAGGTGGGATCATCATTATCGATTTTATCGATATGCTGAAGTCTGAACATCAAAAGCGCGTACTTGCCAGCCTAGAGCTTGCCCTTTCCCATGACACAGTAAAAACCAATATCAGTGGTTTTTCAGGGTTAGGTTTAGTGGAGATGACACGTAAGCGCACCAGAGAGAGCCTAGAACATGTGTTATGTGGTGAGTGCCCAGTTTGTTTAGGAACTGGTAGCCTGAAAACCGTTGAAACCGTCTCGTATGAGATCTTTAGAGAGATCATCAGGCTAGATCGCAGTTACGACGCAGATGAGTTCCTAGTTTACTGTTCACCTACTGTGTTTAACAGCCTTACCGGTGAAGAGAGCCATCTTGTTGCTGAGTTGGGAGTCTACATAGGGAAAAGAGTTCGTTTCCAAAACGAGGTCATGTATGCCCAGAATAAGTTTGATGTGGTGATAATGTAG
- the mreC gene encoding rod shape-determining protein MreC, with product MKPIFARGISNQFRLTLAIILSVILIVANNRLDPVRKSVSSVLSPLQYIANVPGALLDWSAESLATRNMLAQQNKELLRQQLLMSERLQRFEHLRQENDRLRSLLGSPVHMDAKKIVAEVMEVASDPFHQYVVLNHGARSGVFVGQPVVDAQGVVGQVVQVSELSSRVLLISDVTHAIPVRVTRNDVRVVANGTGVLDELELKYVSKSTDIRVGDLLVSSGLGNRFPEGYPVARVMSLVKDDGQNYANVIAQPLAALDRIRYLLLIWPDEPASEALEDETAMILSAAKKAAEKAEVGE from the coding sequence ATGAAACCCATTTTTGCTCGTGGTATTTCAAACCAATTCAGGCTGACACTGGCAATTATTTTGTCGGTGATCCTTATCGTGGCGAACAATCGTCTCGATCCTGTGCGTAAATCTGTCTCATCTGTATTAAGCCCCCTGCAATATATTGCTAACGTTCCCGGTGCACTCTTAGATTGGTCTGCAGAGAGTTTAGCGACCCGCAATATGCTTGCTCAGCAAAATAAAGAGCTGCTTAGACAGCAACTATTGATGAGTGAAAGATTACAAAGATTCGAACACCTAAGGCAGGAGAATGATCGTCTACGATCTTTACTAGGATCGCCAGTGCATATGGATGCTAAGAAGATTGTTGCCGAGGTGATGGAGGTTGCCAGCGATCCTTTTCACCAATATGTGGTGCTAAACCATGGTGCAAGAAGTGGTGTTTTTGTCGGTCAACCTGTGGTTGATGCTCAGGGTGTGGTTGGACAGGTTGTGCAGGTGAGTGAACTCAGTAGTCGCGTACTGCTGATATCAGATGTGACCCATGCTATTCCTGTCAGAGTGACACGTAACGATGTCAGAGTTGTGGCTAATGGAACAGGTGTACTCGATGAGCTTGAGCTCAAGTATGTCTCTAAGAGTACAGATATTCGTGTTGGCGATCTTCTGGTCTCCTCAGGCCTTGGAAATCGATTCCCTGAAGGTTACCCCGTAGCCCGTGTAATGAGCTTAGTGAAAGATGACGGTCAGAATTACGCAAATGTGATCGCTCAGCCGTTAGCTGCGTTGGATCGTATTCGTTATCTTCTGTTGATATGGCCAGATGAGCCCGCATCTGAGGCGTTAGAAGATGAAACGGCAATGATCTTATCTGCGGCAAAAAAGGCGGCAGAAAAAGCTGAGGTGGGCGAATGA
- the mreD gene encoding rod shape-determining protein MreD, with protein MSMHIANGRWVVWLSFLVAMLFQIMPLPDLVEAWRPDWLLLVMIYWAMALPHRYNILSAWILGVMLDIMLGAHLGIRALSMSLVVYVVVLHFQRLRNFPMWQQALMVASLICLHHLVIFWVQFVVGTVTFDVSLFLPAISSLIIWPWVFWILRRVRRLYKVR; from the coding sequence ATGAGTATGCATATTGCCAATGGCCGTTGGGTCGTTTGGCTGAGTTTTTTAGTGGCCATGTTATTTCAAATCATGCCACTCCCGGATCTGGTTGAAGCTTGGCGTCCTGATTGGCTGCTGCTTGTGATGATCTACTGGGCGATGGCCCTGCCTCATCGATACAACATTTTATCTGCATGGATACTGGGGGTGATGCTGGACATCATGTTGGGTGCCCACTTGGGGATCCGAGCACTCTCTATGTCTTTGGTTGTCTACGTGGTGGTTTTACATTTTCAACGACTACGTAATTTCCCCATGTGGCAACAGGCGCTAATGGTCGCGAGCTTAATCTGTTTGCATCATCTCGTGATATTTTGGGTGCAGTTTGTGGTGGGGACGGTAACCTTTGATGTCAGTTTATTCCTTCCTGCTATCTCTAGCTTGATTATCTGGCCCTGGGTGTTTTGGATTTTACGTCGAGTTCGGCGCTTATATAAGGTGAGGTAG